In the genome of Desulfovibrio desulfuricans, one region contains:
- a CDS encoding cob(I)yrinic acid a,c-diamide adenosyltransferase, with product MILVYTGDGKGKTSACVGQAVRAMGQGLSVAFGQFMKRDGQAGEQAMLAKLLDGRFFAGGLGFLRNDADRPAHREAALSVVAWAQVQLEQVDMLVLDETLYALSAGILEQQELEQIMALARASNRHLVLSGRNAPHWLVESADLVTSMTEIKHPWRTGVKAAPGIEF from the coding sequence ATGATTCTTGTGTACACGGGCGACGGCAAGGGAAAAACCAGCGCCTGCGTGGGGCAGGCCGTACGCGCCATGGGGCAGGGCCTGAGCGTGGCCTTTGGGCAGTTTATGAAGCGTGATGGGCAGGCGGGCGAGCAGGCCATGCTTGCCAAACTGCTGGACGGGCGGTTTTTTGCGGGGGGGCTTGGCTTTTTGCGCAACGATGCGGACCGCCCCGCGCACCGCGAGGCCGCCCTGAGCGTGGTTGCATGGGCGCAGGTACAGCTTGAACAGGTGGACATGCTGGTGCTGGATGAAACCCTGTATGCGCTCAGCGCGGGCATTCTCGAGCAGCAGGAGCTGGAACAGATTATGGCGCTTGCCCGCGCCAGCAACCGTCATCTGGTTCTCTCCGGCCGCAATGCTCCCCACTGGCTGGTGGAGTCGGCCGACCTTGTGACCTCCATGACGGAAATCAAGCACCCTTGGCGCACGGGCGTAAAGGCTGCGCCAGGCATAGAATTTTAA
- a CDS encoding translation initiation factor 2 → MAALTIYVAGSFKHKHGVRLLGRELRSMGCRMLDWTDKAVPPPGLTPAERRIWMDTDRDGGEVYAFCRHACLTADLVIYYGASGQDAGVEVGLAVGAGVPVLGIRGPLEGPGLMLHGAASAWVDSVEEALDTVAALLAYAESGWQNFEEQANPVLLRLGEKLRAHSWPRER, encoded by the coding sequence ATGGCTGCGTTGACCATCTATGTTGCAGGGTCTTTCAAACACAAGCACGGCGTGCGACTGTTGGGGCGCGAGCTGCGGAGCATGGGCTGCCGGATGCTGGACTGGACGGACAAGGCCGTTCCCCCTCCGGGGTTGACCCCGGCGGAACGACGTATCTGGATGGATACCGACCGCGACGGCGGCGAGGTGTACGCCTTTTGTCGCCACGCCTGCCTGACCGCCGATCTGGTCATCTATTACGGCGCTTCCGGGCAGGACGCGGGTGTTGAGGTGGGGCTGGCCGTCGGGGCCGGAGTGCCCGTGCTGGGCATTCGCGGGCCGCTGGAGGGGCCGGGGCTCATGCTGCACGGCGCGGCGAGCGCTTGGGTGGACAGTGTTGAGGAAGCGCTGGATACGGTGGCCGCGCTGTTGGCCTATGCCGAGAGCGGCTGGCAAAACTTTGAAGAGCAGGCGAACCCTGTACTGCTGCGACTGGGTGAAAAACTGCGGGCACACAGCTGGCCCAGGGAGCGGTAG
- the amrS gene encoding AmmeMemoRadiSam system radical SAM enzyme, whose protein sequence is MLAALWDSQPDGSVACRLCAHRCRLRKGAKGICGVRVNLRGELVSLVSRVVTAVGMDPVEKKPLYHFLPGSQIFSVGSAGCNFSCKFCQNNSIAHVPENGIVPGKRAAPEDLLALALTNHAQSMAFTYNEPTVFFELLYETAGIAAKKGIRSVLVTNGYMSKDCLSALGRCICAANVDLKSFSEDFYRKYCGAHLQPVLENLKAIKKLGWWLEVTTLVIPGVNDSPAELADLAAFIRDELGPETPWHVSGFHGAHLMANHPDTPLATLEASRNIGRQAGLQHVYIGNARSALGSNTFCPSCGAVVIERDAYATRLHGVGGKCPSCGEQIPGVWK, encoded by the coding sequence TCTCAGCCTGATGGATCAGTTGCGTGCCGCCTGTGCGCCCACCGTTGCCGGTTGCGCAAGGGGGCCAAGGGCATTTGCGGTGTACGCGTCAACCTGCGGGGCGAGCTTGTTTCGCTGGTCAGCAGGGTTGTCACTGCTGTGGGCATGGACCCTGTGGAAAAAAAGCCCCTGTACCATTTTTTGCCCGGCAGCCAGATTTTTTCCGTGGGCAGCGCGGGGTGCAATTTTTCGTGCAAATTCTGCCAGAACAACAGCATAGCGCATGTGCCGGAAAACGGCATAGTGCCCGGCAAGCGCGCTGCGCCCGAGGATCTGCTGGCGCTGGCCCTCACCAATCATGCCCAGAGCATGGCCTTTACCTACAACGAGCCGACGGTTTTTTTTGAGCTGCTGTACGAAACAGCGGGCATTGCGGCCAAAAAGGGCATACGCAGCGTGCTTGTCACCAACGGTTACATGTCCAAGGACTGCCTTTCTGCGCTGGGCCGGTGCATCTGCGCCGCCAATGTGGATTTAAAATCCTTCAGCGAGGACTTTTACCGCAAATATTGCGGAGCCCACCTGCAGCCTGTGCTTGAAAACCTCAAGGCCATAAAAAAACTTGGCTGGTGGCTTGAGGTCACAACCCTGGTTATACCGGGCGTCAACGACAGTCCCGCCGAGCTGGCGGATCTGGCGGCATTTATTCGGGACGAACTGGGGCCGGAAACCCCCTGGCATGTCTCTGGTTTTCACGGCGCGCATCTCATGGCAAACCATCCCGACACGCCGCTGGCTACACTTGAGGCGAGCCGCAACATCGGGCGGCAGGCCGGGTTGCAGCACGTATATATCGGCAACGCCCGCAGCGCCCTGGGCAGCAACACCTTTTGCCCCTCGTGCGGAGCTGTGGTTATTGAGCGGGATGCCTACGCAACGCGGCTGCACGGCGTGGGCGGCAAATGCCCCTCGTGCGGCGAGCAGATTCCGGGAGTCTGGAAATAA